CCCAGAGCGACCATGGTGATGACGGCCGCGATGCCGATGATCACACCCAGCATGGTGAGCAGCGAGCGCATCTTGTTCGCCGCCACCGCGTCCAGGGAAACGCGAATGGTCTCCATGATCCCCATGTCAGCCTCCGCCGCCCGGGATGCGCCCGCCTCCCAGCACGCCGCCGGTCGGGCGGCGACGCTCCGACTCCTGCTGCTGCGCCTGCATGAGCTGCGGACCGGTGACGTCGAGCACCGTCTCTCCCTCCCCCAGTCCCGCGACGACCTCGGTGTACTCCCAATCGCTCGCGCCCACCGCCACCCGTCGCGGCTCGGGTCCCTGAGCCCCCTGCACGAAGACCACGGCCGGCCGCACCCCCTCGGCCGCGATGTGGACATCCCCATTGCCGCTGCCCGAGTCGGACGCCGCGGGTGCCAGCGCCGCGATCACCTCTGCGGGCGGCGCAAGCCCCTGCATGACGCTCGGATCCAGTCCCAGTGCGGCGGCCGCGGCGGCCGCGTCGCGCGGCAGAACCACCGCCCCGTTGGGCACCACGAGGGCATTGCGGCGCACGCTGATCTCGACCGAGACCTCCGCGTTCATCCCCGGCTTCAGCAGCCCCTGCGGATTGGGCAGGTGCACCAGCACCGGGAAGGTGGTCACGTTCTGCTGCACCACCGCCTGCGGCTCGATCTTGTAGACTTCCCCCCGGAAGACTCTCCCCGGGTAGGCCTCCACCGTGACCTCCGCACCCTGGCCCGGGCGGATCTGCCCGATGTCCGATTCGTCCACCAGCGTGCGCACCTGCATCTCCGAGAGGTCGGCCATGGTGAAGAGCAGGGTGCCTCCCGAAATGTTGTTGGTGGCGGAGGAGATGATCTGGCCCGGTTCGATGCTGTCGGTGAGGATGGTTCCGGCGATGGGCGCGCGGATGATCACGTCGTTTCGCTGCTCTCGAGCGAGCTGCAGGTTAGTCCGCGCCCGCACCACGGCGGCACTCGCGGTGGCGGCGGCCTGCAGGGCTGTCTCGTACTCCTGCTCGGTGATCACCTTCTTCCGGTACAGCGCCTCCATGCGTGCCCGGTTGGCTTCGGTGGTGCGCGCCTGGACCTCGGCCGACTCGAGGTCGGCGATCGCCTGGTCGAGCGCGTTCTGGACGTCGCGCGGATCGATCTCGGCCAGGAGCTGCCCCTGCTCCACCCGGTCTCCGGTCTCGACGTGAACGCGGAGCACCTCGCCAGACGCCCGGGATTTCACCTCTACCGTGCGGATCGGCTCGACGGCGCCCGGCGCCTCGGCGAGCACCTCCAGGTCCGTGCGCTGAGCGGGAACTGCCACCGGCTGGGCCGCGCCTTCCCGGGCCGGCTCGCGGGGGCTGGCCGACACGGCGAAGATCGCCACCCCGAAGCAAACGGCCGTTCCGCCGATCAGAATCACACCCCTCCTGGTCATCGTCGTCTATCTCCCGCCACGCTGGAGTGGGATGGGTATGTGGGAATGCGATGGCGCGACAGCGGTCCTCGAGAGGCGTACGCGCCGGCCCAGCGTGCGACTCGGGGTCGGCTGCTGGTGCGATGCGAATGCATGGGGCTTTCGGTAAGATGCGGATGCAGAGGCATGCCGGAGAGATACCGGCGCAGCCTCGGGCCCGTGACGGCCACTGGCGGTCGATCGCCGTGAGTAATTCCGCGATTGCATCCTCAGATCGACGGTCGGGTCGTCACATCTGGGAGGGCAGCCGCGCTTCATCGCCCGCGGGCGGAGCTCGAAGTGCCAGGGCTCGTTCGCGTAGACCCGGCATAGCCCGTATCTGGCGCCGTGCTCCGAGAGCCATGCGGCGGCATTGGCCGGTCCGATGTCGACGGCGTCGCCGGACACGTGCGCTGATGCCTCGGGCGTGGCGACCCAGCGGGCGGCCTCCTCTTCGGATCCGTACCTGGCGAC
Above is a window of Longimicrobiaceae bacterium DNA encoding:
- a CDS encoding efflux RND transporter periplasmic adaptor subunit — protein: MTRRGVILIGGTAVCFGVAIFAVSASPREPAREGAAQPVAVPAQRTDLEVLAEAPGAVEPIRTVEVKSRASGEVLRVHVETGDRVEQGQLLAEIDPRDVQNALDQAIADLESAEVQARTTEANRARMEALYRKKVITEQEYETALQAAATASAAVVRARTNLQLAREQRNDVIIRAPIAGTILTDSIEPGQIISSATNNISGGTLLFTMADLSEMQVRTLVDESDIGQIRPGQGAEVTVEAYPGRVFRGEVYKIEPQAVVQQNVTTFPVLVHLPNPQGLLKPGMNAEVSVEISVRRNALVVPNGAVVLPRDAAAAAAALGLDPSVMQGLAPPAEVIAALAPAASDSGSGNGDVHIAAEGVRPAVVFVQGAQGPEPRRVAVGASDWEYTEVVAGLGEGETVLDVTGPQLMQAQQQESERRRPTGGVLGGGRIPGGGG